In Anopheles arabiensis isolate DONGOLA chromosome 2, AaraD3, whole genome shotgun sequence, the genomic window gtactgtttaaaactgtttctATCTATTTCGATATTTGTACATGAACGAAGCTAACCTTTATTTGAATCATCAGTTCCGAGAGATAATTTATTTGGTGGACTTATTGACTTTATATCATCTAGAAATGAATTGCGAGTGGAAAAtgtatgttatttttaaaatgtctaCATTTTTATCTTGCAATGTTACGAAATGGGAAAAGTGCAAAATTTTCACAACAATGTTTGACACCCCTGCCCGTATAAGCATTTCAACTGCGCGctacatgtgtatgtgtattggTGCAATCACGCGTTGTTTACGCTTCCGAAACGTCATCCAGCAACTCGTTCGCATCAAAACAAACCCGCCTCCAGCCACCGCATAGCCATTGGAACAGTTTTCTCCTCAATTCACATTAAAGTCCATGTCGTTCGAAATGGAGGCCGACATGGTATCTAACCGTGTGATAGTAGAAATCGTGAACGAGTACCGCAcgatgctgcagcagcagattgCGCTGCATCTGAAGCGACAGCGCGACCACATCGTGCGCATGAGACGCCGGTTCCTTTCGAAACTGGCGCGCCGTTTGCATCGCAACTACATCCTGTACGATCGCCACCGGCGCTCCCTACTAAGTGACGTGTCGTTTCTGAACATGAGACGCAAAGAAGTTCAGCCAGCAACATCCCGCAGCAGGCTACAACAGCCCGTTCCCGAGCAACTGCACCTGTTCCCGGCTGGCAGCGAGCACGAGTTAACCGAGGAGCAGCTGGAACGCTTTCGTATCAATAACGCCACGTTCCAGTACCTGTACGATCTGCTGGAACACGAGCTGGAAGACGCCGATTGTGAGCCGGCGATGACGGCAAGGATGCGAATGGGTGTAGCCCTGTACGTGCTGGGCACGGGGAAGGATTTCGAATCGGCCGCGACACTGTTCCACTTGCACAGCAGCGCCGTACGCGCATCGGTACATCTGTTTTGCAGCGTGGTAAATAAGCTGCTCCGGGACAGGCAGATCGATTTTCCGCTCAGCAGAAAACACATTCGCTGTGGGGTGAAGCAGTTTGAGGAATTGGTCGGGATTCCACAGGTGTTCGGAGCGATCGGGTGTCTGCATATTCCGGTCGACCGGGGTACGGTTAAGGATGCGGCGAAGTACATAAACAGCAAAGGATGGAGCTCCATCATATTGCAAGCCATCGTAGACAGCCGTGGAAGGTGGTAGCATGGTAACGCGTTGCACAAGGAGATCACCCTAtttatgacatttttttttatttccagaTTTCTGGATGTATCCTGTGAGCATCCGGGACACACGAATGCGGCAGATATGCTGATACAATCGAGCATATATCAAAGAATGGAGCAATTGGATGGGGTGAGTAGAGCATTCCATGAGGagatatttaaacaattttgatgAAAACACTTTATGCTCTTCTATTTCATACGCAGCCAGGTCAAAAGATTGATAAAAGCAGCGTTCTACCGCTCCTGCTGGGCGACGGGAAATACCCGCTGCTACCGTGGCTGATAACTCCCTATCCAACGACGACACAAATGACCCCCGCCGAACGCTCGTTTAACGTGTACGCAGCGAAGGGAAGGGCCTGTATCGTTCGGACCTTCGAACGGCTGGTAGGACGCTGGAAGGTGCTAAATCGGTGTTCCACTATGGTAGCGGCCAGCTGCGTTCCCGAGATAATACTGACGTGCTGCATTTTGCACAACATTGCCGAGCAGAACGGATCGCCGTACAAGGACGCTTGGAGCGAGTGCCACAACGAGGAGGACGTTGCGCCGGAGCAGCCACACTGGGAGTGCCAAATCACCTCGATGGACGGGGAGGAAGTGCGCAATCGGCTCAGCAAGTTCATGCACGAACGTTTCCCTCTGATTGTAGACGATGATTGACTACTGCCGAAGAAGAGGCTGGCACCAGTTAGTTCAATTAGCacaaaacgataaaatgtTTCAGGATACATTCAACACGTATATTTTCCAATTCATTCTAGACTGTCTTTTCTATACGAGATCGGTCGTTTAATGTGTCTACTTATTCGTACGTTTCGATTACCTCAACCTGCTGCACGGACGGGCCCGCCAGCACGTCCTTTAGGCGGgtaaaaaatgtgttcataTTTTCCTCCATCATGGTCCGCGTCGTCTCCTGTATCCGGTCGATCAGTTCCTCCTCCTTGCGCACGTACAGGCTAAACTCGTAATCGATCAACCGCTTCTGGCTGCGGTAGAACTCATCGCTAAGCTCCTGCTTGCTCATCGCTATCGTGGTGTCGAGTGCGTTCTTTCGCGTAGGCTTCTTCTGACCCGGTGCCGTATAGCGCCCTAACGTTTTGCTAGTGGACACGCTTGCCCGTTGAACTGCAACGCTCCGTGGCGGTTGGGATGGTGAATTGTTGTCGACAGATGCTGTATCGCCCTGCACGCTCGTACTCAACTCTGACGCAGCTGaagtgttaattttaacgCTCACCGGCTCGCCCGGATCCAGTGCACTGATGCACTCCTCGCCAGCAACACTCTTGCCGACCCGTTTCAGCAGATTGTCCATCTCATCGTAGAACGGGAAGAGCTGCTGctcgtttttgctgttgctacgCTTTGCCTTCGTgtagaggtttttcaaattcttCCACCGCACACCGATCTGCATGTAGTTTTTGTACGGATAGCCGCTCTCGATCATTTTGTTCTCGATCTTGCGAAATATTTCCATGTTCTGCTTGTGCTTGCTGCTGAACGCACCGGCGTAATTGTTGTCCTGCATGATCTGGAGCATTTCCTTCGTCTCTTCATACTTCCAAATGTTGCGTTTGTTCATCGTTTGATTGCAATTTGTGTAAATCCGAAGCACAGAACGTTGCGATTGCTCGTAATGACGCTAAAAAAAAGACGAATTCACAACAACCGAGCAGGGCGCTGCTTGAATCACAACAAAACGGAATGTTTATCGAAGCTGACAGCAGCAGTGTTGCCAGCTAGTCTAACAGGTTTACAGCGGCATCAAGGATGATTTGAATAGACCGTTGGAAGAGTGTaaagtagtgatgggaaaactaatgtttttgtcggaatcgattccggctaccTCCGCAGTTttgtggaatcgattccagatatTAGGACCGGAATCAGttttcggaatcaattccggaatcggctcctgaatcggaatcggttccagaattgattcgggaatcggctccggaattgattccggaatcgactccggaaatGGAATCGGtttcagaatcgattccggaatcggtttcggaatcaAAATTTTCTCTcaaatcggaattggctcctaaattagaatcggcttccaaacggagtcggtttcggcatcgccataacaatgggtccaatcatactacgtattgatagccgtaaaaaattcaaatttacttgtaaacgatccatttttatggagattcccggactgatttcgcttctgaaaatacttttttcaattcaagaactaatTCCCATTCAGGAGCTAACTctaattctggagtcaattctgattccgttatCGGGGCAAATTGCGAATCCTtagtcaattccgattccggagccgattctgatcgTGGAATCGATTCGAGCATCAACTCTGGAATTGGCTCCAGAGTCAACTCTGTAATCGACTCCGGagtcggctccagaatcgactccgaaattgtaatcgattccagcatcggaattggctccggaattgattcctaacacggaatcggaatcgggaaggtccgattccgagcgcCTACCATTAGTGTAAAGCGATTATTATAAACTGCTTAGCTATTTGGACTGTACtaatgaaatgtatttttgatCCAATTCGAACTTATGATTGTTTCAGAAGTGAAGACATGGAAATGAAATCATTCGACAAAAATATCTATTTGACTGCTACGATTAACATAATTAATTTGGTAATACGGACCGATGCAAATAATTAAACCAAATGCAAGTCCTTTGCTTTATTTGTACATATATATTTCTGTCAACTTGTTTCAGTTTCGGATTGTAGGAAaagtaaataatattttagctAGACAACAACGGAAAAGCCTACGCCCTTTGCCTACGGTTTCATCTAGAAAAACTAAacccaaacaaaacgaaacgcaaCCCCCATTCTCGTACGCAGGCACACTTTCTTGGTACGCACTCCCACCCACCCGACCACCCAATTCCGCTATGTACAGGAGAGtgatttattacaaaaaaatgccGTCCATCTTTCAGTGTGCAGCcggagcagcggcagcagcaccacccccCGTACCCTTACTACGTCCGCGAGGCAACGTGTGTCCGCGAGTGCAGGTGAAGGAATGATTGTAACAGGATAAGGTTGGCTAGCAGCAGCCCGGCCACGAGGCTGCCACTCAGTGGCGCACCCCGCTCGGCCCCGTTGTACGTCGCGTTGCAGCACTGGGCGGCAAAGTTGATGACGCTCGGGTAGTAGTGGTTCCAGAACTTGACCGCATCGAAGCTCATCGTCGTGTGGTCGCTCATGTTGAACGACCGGTCGATGATCAGCACGCCCGGCTCGGTAACGGTGAACTTCTCCCACCGGATGTACACGCCCACCTGCGTCGGGTTGGTGAACTTGGCAAAGTTGGCCCACAGCGTCATCACGATGTCGGCCACCCGCTTGTCCGCACTGTCCCACTGCATCTGGTCGGCGAGGGCGAGCCAGTACGGCAGGCCCCACAGGAAGATCAGCTCGAAGTTGTGCGGCACGCCGACCCACTCGGGCACGTCCTTCAGTGCGGCGGCCGTCCGCGGCTTGATGTCGAACCGGTACACGAACGTGTCCGCCTGCTGGCTCATGTGCATCGCCAGCTCGATCGTCGGCGCGACGTACTTGCGCTCCGTTGCAAACTCGATGTACTTCCGGCGCAGCGCGAGCGGCTCGGTCGTCGGCGGGTACGGTTTGTACTGATACTGGACCGCCTCCATCACGATGTCCATGTTGCCGCCGCACAGCGTCTCGTTGAACTCCATCTCGGCCAGATCGCTCATGACGACGTCGCCGAGCAGCGTGTCGAACATCTCCGCGCCCAGCCCGTGCTCGAGCATGTCGCCCATCGTCAGCTCCAGCACCTCCTCCATGTCGGTGTGGCcgatcagcagcggcacccgGCGCAGCTTGCCCTGGTGCACCAGCATGTTCGGGTGGTCCGGGATGAAGGGTGTGGTCGTGTTGCTCAGGCCCTGGTCGATGACCGGGCCCCAGTCGATGGGGGGCGAGTTCTCGGCCAGGATCTGCGCGTCGACCCGCCGCAAGCAATCCATCAGCTTTGTGGTCGGCCGACGGAAGCACCCGAAGGCGGTCGCCAGCTCGTCCAAAGAGGATGCATATTGCTTGGCGGTGCGGACGCTCGAGTCGAGCAGCAGACTGCCGGACATCAGGATGGCCTTGTGGAACATGTCGTCCGTCCAGTCGCCGGACGTGAGGTGCAGCCCGACGCAGACCGCCCCCGTACCGTGGCCCATGATCGTGACCGAACCCTCGTTCCCGTTGAACAGCCGGATGTTGCGCTTGATCCAGAGCAGCGCGGCCGACTGGTCCATCAGGCCGAAGTTACCCGGCGCCTCCCCGTCCATGCTGGTGAAGAACCCGAAGATGCCCAACCGGTAGGCCACCGTCACGACGATGATCTTCTGCTTGAACACCATCTGGAATGGATTTAACGTGAAGGGCGTGTCGCCGTCAAAGTCGCCGGTCGGAAAGGTAACCAGCACCGAGTACCCGTCCGTTGGCATCGTTGCTGTCCGGGAGAAGAGAGGGCGTGGAAGGAGAAGATGGtaacaattaatttattatcaaacatttcaaaatgaCTCAAACATCGAGTTCCCTCTTAATATTATACACAGTATGCTAGTGTATGCTTAATATTATACACAGTATCGAGCAGTTAAACTCTTCCCAATCACATCTCGATTACGTGGCGAATTCCAAAATCGCGCCGCTGCCGAAATCTAGAGGTCGACTCAATCGATGAAATCGAT contains:
- the LOC120893240 gene encoding protein ALP1-like — its product is MSFEMEADMVSNRVIVEIVNEYRTMLQQQIALHLKRQRDHIVRMRRRFLSKLARRLHRNYILYDRHRRSLLSDVSFLNMRRKEVQPATSRSRLQQPVPEQLHLFPAGSEHELTEEQLERFRINNATFQYLYDLLEHELEDADCEPAMTARMRMGVALYVLGTGKDFESAATLFHLHSSAVRASVHLFCSVVNKLLRDRQIDFPLSRKHIRCGVKQFEELVGIPQVFGAIGCLHIPVDRGTVKDAAKYINSKGWSSIILQAIVDSRGRFLDVSCEHPGHTNAADMLIQSSIYQRMEQLDGPGQKIDKSSVLPLLLGDGKYPLLPWLITPYPTTTQMTPAERSFNVYAAKGRACIVRTFERLVGRWKVLNRCSTMVAASCVPEIILTCCILHNIAEQNGSPYKDAWSECHNEEDVAPEQPHWECQITSMDGEEVRNRLSKFMHERFPLIVDDD
- the LOC120894513 gene encoding trihelix transcription factor GT-3b, whose amino-acid sequence is MNKRNIWKYEETKEMLQIMQDNNYAGAFSSKHKQNMEIFRKIENKMIESGYPYKNYMQIGVRWKNLKNLYTKAKRSNSKNEQQLFPFYDEMDNLLKRVGKSVAGEECISALDPGEPVSVKINTSAASELSTSVQGDTASVDNNSPSQPPRSVAVQRASVSTSKTLGRYTAPGQKKPTRKNALDTTIAMSKQELSDEFYRSQKRLIDYEFSLYVRKEEELIDRIQETTRTMMEENMNTFFTRLKDVLAGPSVQQVEVIETYE
- the LOC120893637 gene encoding acetylcholinesterase-1; the encoded protein is MVTVSTGPSRTFTRLVLLLALLCRGGLGRDPPTVTIPDQGTVMGMYMKMFRTQRVVAYLGIPYAQAPVNEKRFTPPVVDNLPSWEGVKNATSPAPHCWHMPRDTHRRHNQLFMELIRSGDDGGGGDGGGDRQYDEDCLFLNIYIPDSTMPTDGYSVLVTFPTGDFDGDTPFTLNPFQMVFKQKIIVVTVAYRLGIFGFFTSMDGEAPGNFGLMDQSAALLWIKRNIRLFNGNEGSVTIMGHGTGAVCVGLHLTSGDWTDDMFHKAILMSGSLLLDSSVRTAKQYASSLDELATAFGCFRRPTTKLMDCLRRVDAQILAENSPPIDWGPVIDQGLSNTTTPFIPDHPNMLVHQGKLRRVPLLIGHTDMEEVLELTMGDMLEHGLGAEMFDTLLGDVVMSDLAEMEFNETLCGGNMDIVMEAVQYQYKPYPPTTEPLALRRKYIEFATERKYVAPTIELAMHMSQQADTFVYRFDIKPRTAAALKDVPEWVGVPHNFELIFLWGLPYWLALADQMQWDSADKRVADIVMTLWANFAKFTNPTQVGVYIRWEKFTVTEPGVLIIDRSFNMSDHTTMSFDAVKFWNHYYPSVINFAAQCCNATYNGAERGAPLSGSLVAGLLLANLILLQSFLHLHSRTHVASRT